Part of the Pieris brassicae chromosome 5, ilPieBrab1.1, whole genome shotgun sequence genome is shown below.
GGAGTTTCGAGGCGGCTATTGAATGTGAATTCATCAGACCGCCGTCTTCGCTTTAAGGGTAAATTATCTTTGTTCctaattgaatttttgttgATGTACTTTTCACAGCCGTAAGCATAGACGCTAATGAAACCTGGTTCAACGAATTCCGAATCAGTTTTGACGTTAAATCTTCCTTGTTGTTGGTGCAGTGGGCGAGTGTGGAAGCCGATACCAGCTTTGCGCAGTCTTAATATCATGTTACATCCGTTATTACGAAATCTGTTGGAATCGGAATAATATAGGGAATCATCATAATGTCTTCGTGTTCTTCTGGATGGAACCATGCTGCGATCGAGTTCGTTGGTGTCGTACAATCCCACGTTTCCAGATATTGTTATGTCATGGAACAAAAGCATCGTGTCCAAAGAAACGTTGCGAGGGTCGAAATAGCATTTTTCTACTCTCACCCAGTTACTATTTTGTGGTAGTCGAACTCGCATTCTTGTAACGATCATATCAATTGGAGCGCTCCTCATTGTCTGGTATAAACTGTATCCATCAAGGTCTATGCTTTGactctgtaataataaaacaaaaaaatattaaatttaaatatccagacacaaaaaaactaactttagTCCTTAAAGGATCAATAAAGTCAGATGCCTATGCAAACATTATatatcattgatatatttagttgaatttaatgaaaaatattaccaaaggTGTGTCTAAGGTTTTTGGTTGATTTCTCTTTCGTCTTTTTATTTGATCTAGTGCAGATTCTAGCTTCGACGAGCATCTTTCGCCGGCAATGGGAGCAGTAGTTAAGGGTGGCAGGTGGCCGTTTGGGACTGGTCGGTCATCATAATGTTTCTCGAAAAGCGGTAAATAGCGCAattctgaaaaaatatttaacaggcTTGATAGatcgaaatatatataagcttTGTAACATCGATATTGAATAATTCAT
Proteins encoded:
- the LOC123709469 gene encoding uncharacterized protein LOC123709469, translated to MVKFWWILIFFTEALASDNKLPGGQADKAYIYFDLSSLLNIFSELRYLPLFEKHYDDRPVPNGHLPPLTTAPIAGERCSSKLESALDQIKRRKRNQPKTLDTPLSQSIDLDGYSLYQTMRSAPIDMIVTRMRVRLPQNSNWVRVEKCYFDPRNVSLDTMLLFHDITISGNVGLYDTNELDRSMVPSRRTRRHYDDSLYYSDSNRFRNNGCNMILRLRKAGIGFHTRPLHQQQGRFNVKTDSEFVEPGFISVYAYGCEKYINKNSIRNKDNLPLKRRRRSDEFTFNSRLETPQEDLVSKASENNGILYEPRTGRIGYGRSRAFQPDDSLDDTEDISREMEDIFTKGIRTLLTTYMKKELQPAIKDTLMRNMGYVISYG